One part of the Methylobacterium terrae genome encodes these proteins:
- a CDS encoding ABC transporter permease translates to MTALAAPIASTRWWQGRAARRFISHRLALVGAIMITLLALACLLGPYLLPYDSLQIDLRARFAPPLTGSHILGTDPLGRDVAARLLMAGRISLMVGVLAMLLSTVAGTLVGVVAGYRGGLVGAVLMRTVDGFLAFPSIFLVLALAALLKPTPGMIVVIIALTKWMEVARIVEAEVRSLKEREFVHASRMLGLGSAHIMFREILPNAMGPIIVAASLTVARAILLEAYISFLGYGIQPPLPSWGNMLNGAQQYLASAPWLAIIPGAAITLAVTSFNFIGDGLRDALDVRGDLR, encoded by the coding sequence ATGACCGCCCTCGCTGCGCCGATCGCCTCGACCCGCTGGTGGCAGGGCCGCGCCGCGCGCCGCTTCATCAGCCATCGCCTCGCCCTCGTCGGGGCGATCATGATCACGCTGCTGGCGCTGGCCTGCCTCCTCGGCCCATACCTGCTTCCCTACGATTCGCTCCAGATCGACCTGCGGGCGCGCTTCGCCCCGCCGCTGACCGGCTCCCACATCCTCGGCACCGACCCGCTCGGGCGCGACGTGGCCGCCCGCCTGCTGATGGCGGGGCGGATCTCGCTGATGGTCGGCGTGCTCGCCATGCTGCTCTCGACGGTCGCCGGGACGCTCGTCGGCGTCGTCGCGGGCTATCGCGGCGGCCTCGTCGGCGCGGTGCTGATGCGGACCGTCGACGGCTTCCTGGCCTTCCCGTCGATCTTCCTGGTGCTGGCGCTCGCCGCCCTGCTCAAGCCCACCCCGGGGATGATCGTCGTCATCATCGCCCTCACCAAGTGGATGGAGGTGGCCCGCATCGTCGAGGCCGAGGTCCGCTCGCTCAAGGAGCGCGAATTCGTCCATGCCAGCCGGATGCTGGGCCTGGGGAGCGCGCACATCATGTTCCGCGAGATCCTGCCGAACGCGATGGGCCCGATCATCGTCGCCGCCAGCCTGACGGTCGCGCGCGCCATCCTGCTCGAGGCCTATATCAGCTTCCTCGGCTACGGCATCCAGCCGCCGCTGCCGAGCTGGGGCAACATGCTCAACGGCGCCCAGCAATACCTCGCGAGCGCGCCCTGGCTCGCGATCATCCCGGGCGCCGCCATCACCCTCGCGGTGACGAGCTTCAACTTCATCGGCGACGGCCTGCGCGACGCCCTCGACGTGCGCGGCGACCTCCGATGA
- a CDS encoding GntR family transcriptional regulator has translation MARARTARTDDGERRPSLVDDAYAAMKLAIRNSDFAPGYQASEQEIALRLGMSRTPVHEAAIRLQEDGLVRVLPRRGILICAIAPEDMREIYDVIIALEGQAAELVAGLAEPERLGAAGALAAHTDAMAAAQTGGDLPAWGAADEGFHRTLVERAGNGRLIRIMQTINDQSHRARMLTLRLRRELDASVAEHRRIVDAIREADAPAAHRHAREHRIRARDNLLPLLETFGLRHL, from the coding sequence ATGGCGCGGGCGAGAACGGCACGGACTGACGACGGCGAGAGGCGCCCCTCGCTCGTCGACGACGCCTACGCGGCGATGAAGCTGGCGATCCGGAACTCGGACTTCGCGCCCGGGTACCAGGCCTCCGAGCAGGAGATCGCGCTGCGGCTCGGCATGAGCCGCACGCCCGTGCACGAGGCGGCGATCCGGCTGCAGGAGGACGGGCTGGTGCGGGTGCTGCCGCGGCGCGGCATCCTGATCTGCGCCATCGCGCCCGAGGACATGCGCGAGATCTACGACGTGATCATCGCGCTCGAGGGACAGGCGGCGGAGCTGGTCGCCGGGCTGGCGGAGCCCGAGCGGCTCGGCGCCGCCGGCGCGCTCGCGGCGCACACGGACGCGATGGCCGCGGCGCAGACCGGCGGGGACCTCCCGGCCTGGGGCGCCGCGGACGAGGGCTTCCACCGCACGCTCGTCGAGCGGGCCGGCAACGGGCGCCTGATCCGGATCATGCAGACGATCAACGACCAGTCGCACCGCGCCAGGATGCTGACGCTGAGACTGCGCCGGGAGCTCGACGCCTCGGTGGCCGAGCATCGCCGCATCGTCGACGCGATCCGCGAGGCGGACGCGCCCGCCGCGCACCGGCACGCCCGCGAGCACCGCATCCGTGCGCGCGACAACCTGCTTCCGCTGCTCGAAACCTTCGGCCTGCGGCACCTGTAG
- a CDS encoding NAD(P)/FAD-dependent oxidoreductase — protein sequence MTDPTIAATTTPYWWDDAPVRPIPARTPPRSVDVAIVGAGFAGLSAGLVLAREGRSVAAFDAMNPGEGASTRNGGITSGNIRLDYATMARRFGEARAIAVEAEAHAARKFLARFVAEEGLDCDFQPTGLFKGAIGYRQYDAMARSAEALRKSVGVETYAVPFAEQKTVIGTDFYRGGTVRMDIGGLHPAKFHRELLRIALASGLAVHSGTPVTGIARDGEGFRVATAAGTVRARQVLVCTNGYTDGAAPFLQRRLVPVRSRIIVTEELAPAVMARLMPRRMMISEGRQLGYYYRPTPDGRRILLGGRESGNKGNPIGPSLLMRAGLTEIFPELETVRLSHTWFGNVAMNRDMLPRIFEKEGILYASGFCGSGTVWAPWVGMRAAYRLLGQPARAESAFDFRPPAGIPLYRGDPWFMPTIIQGYRLQDRIAMLRARR from the coding sequence ATGACCGACCCGACGATCGCCGCGACGACCACGCCGTACTGGTGGGACGACGCCCCCGTCCGGCCGATCCCGGCCCGGACGCCGCCCCGGAGCGTCGACGTCGCCATCGTGGGAGCGGGCTTCGCCGGCCTGTCGGCCGGCCTGGTCCTGGCGCGGGAGGGACGCTCGGTCGCGGCCTTCGACGCCATGAACCCGGGCGAGGGCGCCTCGACGCGCAACGGCGGCATCACGAGCGGCAACATCCGCCTGGACTACGCCACGATGGCCAGGCGCTTCGGCGAGGCGCGGGCGATCGCGGTCGAGGCCGAGGCGCACGCCGCCCGCAAGTTCCTCGCCCGGTTCGTCGCGGAGGAGGGGCTCGACTGCGACTTCCAGCCGACCGGCCTGTTCAAGGGCGCGATCGGCTACCGGCAATACGACGCGATGGCCCGGAGCGCCGAGGCGTTGCGCAAGTCTGTCGGCGTCGAAACCTACGCGGTGCCGTTCGCCGAGCAGAAGACCGTCATCGGGACCGACTTCTACCGCGGCGGTACCGTCCGGATGGATATCGGCGGCCTGCACCCGGCGAAGTTCCATCGCGAGTTGCTGCGGATCGCGCTCGCCTCCGGCCTCGCGGTCCATTCCGGCACGCCGGTGACGGGCATCGCCCGCGACGGGGAGGGGTTCCGCGTCGCGACCGCGGCCGGGACGGTCCGGGCGCGCCAGGTCCTCGTCTGCACCAACGGCTACACCGACGGCGCCGCGCCCTTCCTGCAGCGCCGCCTGGTGCCGGTGCGCAGCCGCATCATCGTGACCGAGGAGCTGGCGCCCGCCGTGATGGCGCGGCTGATGCCGAGGCGGATGATGATCAGCGAGGGACGCCAGCTCGGCTACTACTACCGCCCGACCCCGGACGGCCGCCGCATCCTGCTCGGCGGGCGCGAGAGCGGGAACAAGGGCAACCCGATCGGCCCGTCCCTCCTCATGCGGGCCGGCCTGACCGAGATCTTCCCGGAACTCGAGACCGTCCGCCTCTCCCACACCTGGTTCGGCAACGTCGCGATGAACCGCGACATGCTCCCCCGCATCTTCGAGAAGGAGGGGATCCTCTACGCCTCCGGCTTCTGCGGCTCGGGCACGGTCTGGGCGCCGTGGGTCGGCATGCGGGCGGCCTACCGGCTGCTGGGGCAGCCTGCGCGCGCCGAGAGCGCCTTCGACTTCCGGCCGCCGGCCGGCATCCCGCTCTATCGCGGCGATCCGTGGTTCATGCCGACGATCATCCAGGGCTACCGCCTGCAGGACCGCATCGCCATGCTGCGCGCGCGCCGCTGA